In [Phormidium] sp. ETS-05, the genomic window TTGGGATGGATTGGGGAAAAAACGATGGCAGCTTTGGTAGCCAAAGCCTTTACCCAGCTACCCCTACCCAAAGACATTAGTGGGGTAATGGTTCATTCCCTGGCTATCCCTGTAGCATTTTTGGGAGTAGCCTATTTGCAAATCGTCTTGGGAGAACTCTGTCCCAAGTCCGTGGCGCTGCTCTATCCCGAGCAATTAGCTCTGGCTCTGGGTCCGCCAAGTCTGACGATCGCCCGCTTCTTCAACCCCTTTATCTGGATTCTCAACCAATCAACCCAGATGTTGCTACGTTTAGCAGGCATTCGCTACGCAGGTCAAGGCTGGTATAACCGCATCACTCCCGAAGAACTGCGCACGATCGTCGCCACCGAGAGAGAATCTATCGGCTTAGAAGCGGAAGAGCGACAGCTACTCACCAATGTATTTGAGTTTGGGGAAGTCACCGCCGGGGAAGTGATGATTCCCCGTACCAGCATCCGGGCAATTTCCAGCGAAGCTACCATTAGTGACCTGATAGCCGAAGTCGCCACTCATGGTCATTCCCGCTATCCCGTTATGGGAGAATCCCTCGATGACATTCGCGGCATTATTGATTTTAAAGAATTGGCCAATATCATTGCCCAAGCCATGAGCCGAGGTCAGTCCACAGGGATGATCGACAGTGATGCTAGTCCCGCCTCATCCACAAACATAAATATAGAAGCCGCCAGATCCCCCGATACCAGTATCACACCCTGGATGCGTCCAGCTCGCTTTGTCCCTGAATATATGCTCTTGAGTGAGCTACTGCCTTTGATGCAGCGATCGCGCCGCCCAATGGTGATGGTAGTAGATGAATTCGGGG contains:
- a CDS encoding hemolysin family protein, yielding MVWVRRSRINQLVEEGNLQAKRVQSLQRNIDRLLSATQLGITLSSLALGWIGEKTMAALVAKAFTQLPLPKDISGVMVHSLAIPVAFLGVAYLQIVLGELCPKSVALLYPEQLALALGPPSLTIARFFNPFIWILNQSTQMLLRLAGIRYAGQGWYNRITPEELRTIVATERESIGLEAEERQLLTNVFEFGEVTAGEVMIPRTSIRAISSEATISDLIAEVATHGHSRYPVMGESLDDIRGIIDFKELANIIAQAMSRGQSTGMIDSDASPASSTNINIEAARSPDTSITPWMRPARFVPEYMLLSELLPLMQRSRRPMVMVVDEFGGTAGLVTINDLIVQIIGDTHEPENSVTPQVVPIDDFTFLVQAQIDLEELNEFLNLELPLIDEYQTLGGFILYHFQKIPTIGETLYHDNLEFTVVSADGPRLDQIRLHLGKGAFGRGDQIGAAPSWGPMEREEEETSADSMETNLDTLPPRGSADLPLEPLAETPLTESDLGLNEEGSP